The following coding sequences lie in one Aspergillus puulaauensis MK2 DNA, chromosome 3, nearly complete sequence genomic window:
- a CDS encoding fungal specific transcription factor domain-containing protein (COG:K;~EggNog:ENOG410PH1M;~InterPro:IPR036864,IPR007219,IPR001138;~PFAM:PF00172,PF04082;~TransMembrane:1 (o416-433i);~go_function: GO:0000981 - DNA-binding transcription factor activity, RNA polymerase II-specific [Evidence IEA];~go_function: GO:0003677 - DNA binding [Evidence IEA];~go_function: GO:0008270 - zinc ion binding [Evidence IEA];~go_process: GO:0006351 - transcription, DNA-templated [Evidence IEA];~go_process: GO:0006355 - regulation of transcription, DNA-templated [Evidence IEA]) has product MFPSLSGECGYCRSNNIRCDENNAELACLTCRVWGIKCPLIDRSYGDSSGDGLTVWNYDGSSPPSSEPVQQPPSSAPVHYMQPLDNLISTAHDLLLGTFTPYTHISTLPPYIKRPRHEIPLEDIQYLDENGVFTLPDADLRNELLKTFVLNVYPYMPLLDLEEFLQAIAINNGDSRVSLLLFHAVMFSSAAFIKPEHLYRAGYSSQKEARKQYFLKATIAYDHGLETDPIVIIQSALLLTYWHETPDSPRDFHYWLGKAFSVATSIGLQGLAEAEPSREPNRLGRRLWWCLYTRDRINAMNLRRHTIIPEESYTTTLPTLDDFTIGVFPEVTAQMFDSCDVLRSPYQQAQLAAIFIEKARLCTIISHIITPSPDEATIPRCTNLLEAWRAGLPYYIEHQSLPSTSLTLSDIEKPTFAYRAWLSLVFLNALSALHRHQTRRRRSNTAEAFSFDAVLDEPSDGQIQPAIQSIAAIVEKLYRVDVIHYLPTTTVGLLLPVLAAQMLYIRSGQGPDMWIAGFESFYHCMKVLRKLGEVYFLAESMAVFFESSVCGDQLDGSEYRDGDGNLKTAAPPPLLQKVLTSAELECFLHVMG; this is encoded by the exons ATGTTCCCTTCACTTTCGGGCGAATGTGGATACTGTCGGTCCAACAACATTCGCTGCGACGAGAACAACGCCGAACTCGCGTGTCTCACATGCCGCGTCTGGGGCATAAAATGTCCTTTGATAGACAGAAGCTATGGAGATTCCAGTGGAGATGGATTGACGGTGTGGAACTATGATGGTAGTAGCCCGCCATCTAGCGAACCTGttcaacaaccaccatcaTCTGCCCCAGTCCACTATATGCAACCACTGGACAATCTGATATCAACTGCCCACGACCTGCTTCTGGGCACCTTCACCCCATACACGCACATCAGCACGCTCCCACCGTATATAAAAAGGCCCCGCCATGAGATACCGCTGGAAGACATCCAGTATCTTGACGAAAACGGAGTTTTTACTTTGCCCGACGCAGACCTACGGAATGAGTTGCTCAAGACATTCGTCCTTAACGTGTATCCATACATGCCTTTGTTAGACCTGGAGGAATTTCTCCAGGCGATTGCCATCAACAATGGGGATTCGCGAGTGAGCCTGCTTCTATTCCATGCCGTCATGTTCTCAAGCGCTGCATTTATCAAGCCGGAGCATCTTTATCGTGCTGGCTACTCGTCACAGAAGGAGGCTAGAAAGCAATACTTCCTGAAGGCAACT ATCGCATATGACCATGGTCTCGAGACCGACCCGATAGTTATCATCCAATCTGCTCTACTTCTGACTTACTGGCACGAAACGCCTGATAGCCCTCGGGATTTCCATTATTGGCTTGGAAAAGCCTTCTCTGTTGCAACTTCTATTGGGCTCCAGGGCCTTGCTGAAGCAGAGCCATCTAGGGAGCCAAACCGACTCGGGCGCCGTCTCTGGTGGTGCCTCTACACACGGGACCGCATCAATGCAATGAACCTCCGGCGACACACGATCATTCCCGAAGAGAGCTATACTACCACCCTACCCACGCTGGATGATTTCACGATTGGTGTATTTCCAGAGGTTACCGCCCAAATGTTCGACAGCTGCGATGTTCTCCGCAGCCCCTACCAGCAAGCCCAACTGGCTGCAATATTTATCGAAAAAGCCCGTCTTTGCACCATTATCTCGCACATAATAACCCCAAGTCCGGACGAAGCAACCATCCCGCGCTGCACCAACCTCCTTGAAGCCTGGCGAGCCGGTCTCCCATACTACATTGAACACCAGTCCCTACCATCAACATCTCTAACACTCTCCGATATCGAGAAGCCGACCTTTGCATATAGAGCCTGGCTGAGTCTTGTCTTCTTAAATGCATTGAGCGCTCTCCACAGACATCAAACACGCCGGCGCCGATCAAATACTGCAGAGGCCTTCTCTTTCGACGCTGTGCTTGACGAGCCCTCCGACGGGCAGATTCAACCAGCGATCCAGTCCATCGCCGCCATCGTGGAGAAGCTATATCGCGTCGACGTGATACACTACTTACCAACCACAACGGTTGGATTGCTTCTCCCTGTGCTGGCAGCCCAAATGTTGTATATCAGGTCCGGACAGGGCCCGGATATGTGGATTGCAGGGTTCGAGTCGTTTTATCATTGTATGAAGGTGCTCCGTAAGCTTGGTGAGGTGTACTTTCTGGCTGAGTCAATGGCCGTATTCTTCGAGTCTAGTGTATGCGGGGACCAGCTTGATGGCTCTGAGTAtagagatggagatggaaactTGAAGACAGCAGCGCCACCGCCACTGCTACAAAAGGTGCTGACGAGCGCGGAGCTGGAATGCTTCCTACATGTAATGGGGTGA
- the PDI1_1 gene encoding protein disulfide-isomerase precursor (COG:O;~EggNog:ENOG410PHME;~InterPro:IPR036249,IPR013766;~PFAM:PF00085;~SECRETED:SignalP(1-21)), which produces MRSLTPYLLSLTAAFATYTHAKDSNAVSLTQETFYDFISEHDLVLANFYAPWCRYSKALAPKFEKAATQLKKENIPLVKVDCTREEKLCSDFEIDAFPTLKVFRGPESHEPYDGGRRTDSIISYMRIISYITDEAISTGARADL; this is translated from the exons ATGCGATCGCTCACTCCTTATCTTCTGAGCCTCACGGCTGCTTTTGCCACCTATACCCATGCAAAAGACTCGAATGCGGTGTCCTTGACCCAGGAGACATTCTATGATTTCATCTCGGAACACGACCTGGTTCTAGCCAATTTCTACGCGCCGTGGTGTCGCTACTCCAAAGCGCTGGCCCCCAAGTTTGAGAAAGCGGCTACACAGCTGAAAAAAGAGAACATTCCCCTGGTCAAGGTAGACTGTACGAGGGAGGAAAAGCTGTGTTCGGACTTTGAGATTGATGCCTTCCCTACTTTGAAGGTGTTCCGTGGGCCCGAGTCGCATGAGCCATACGATGGCGGTCGTCGAACAGACTC GATTATCTCGTACATGAGGATTATCTCGTACATCACGGACGAGGCGATTTCCACTGGGGCCAGGGCAGACCTGTAA
- a CDS encoding PaaI family thioesterase (COG:S;~EggNog:ENOG410PR3R;~InterPro:IPR029069,IPR006683;~PFAM:PF03061) — MESQNDGTNTAALEAETNHFMSIPWCRSHLCEPNFQPVKRPRKPSPDHGHTLFGKTWFTEDTLPHLLALYRQPQLSTAGGWRGEMRIFITIGTGLNEHPNVFHGGAIAAVLDRALGLLVSYAITDGRPAYTVVLTTAYKKTIKTPQTIMTRSWITKTEGRKVWARGQIENSTGDILATAEGILVKKSANL, encoded by the coding sequence ATGGAATCGCAAAATGATGGCACTAATACTGCTGCACTGGAAGCTGAAACCAACCATTTCATGTCCATTCCATGGTGCCGCTCTCACTTATGCGAGCCCAACTTTCAGCCCGTGAAAAGGCCCCGAAAGCCTTCGCCAGACCACGGCCATACGCTATTCGGCAAGACGTGGTTCACTGAGGACACACTTCCTCATTTACTCGCTTTGTATCGACAGCCACAGCTTTCTACTGCTGGGGGCTGGAGGGGCGAGATGCGGATATTCATTACGATAGGCACGGGTCTAAACGAGCATCCGAATGTCTTTCACGGGGGAGCTATTGCCGCTGTATTGGATAGGGCACTGGGGCTTCTTGTCAGCTATGCGATAACGGATGGGAGGCCAGCATATACGGTCGTGCTGACTACGGCATATAAGAAAACAATCAAAACACCGCAGACGATTATGACACGCTCCTGGATCACAAAGACGGAGGGGAGGAAAGTTTGGGCTCGTGGACAGATTGAAAACAGCACCGGCGACATCCTTGCAACGGCAGAAGGGATATTGGTCAAGAAGAGTGCAAACCTCTAG
- a CDS encoding uncharacterized protein (COG:S;~EggNog:ENOG410PYRF;~SECRETED:SignalP(1-21);~TransMembrane:1 (n5-16c21/22o312-328i)) encodes MRFSVSQLLLGLSCLSTAVLASSESLFIPHAQIEDSDSAFRNNASIETGADPFDLNGLEKRQRTYCPSGTRLCQSSGRCCPSPSDGCCSGSGACVQSSKHRCCSAGHVCEKPKECCHDRCMLAGASCCRAGNACKAGYNCVVVDGESGCCPTSGCYRSTQVIYWYYYVYWYIEVYWEIRVEVTTSTLSLTSSRETTSSTVSITASNSASASSIFESYSSSLSSEAQTTPDLSSISTSTTTSSSSTRSSTRTTSTSTSDSDSDSDPTESSDDDSEPTASATADSGGNENGPQSGDDVPPGDVGAAAAFSSHSLWAYISLAGLSFTMMLAL; translated from the exons ATGCGGTTCTCTGTTTCTCAACTGCTGCTTGGCCTCTCCTGCCTCAGCACCGCAGTACTGGCCAGCTCCGAGAGCCTGTTCATACCACACGCACAGATAGAAGATAGCGACTCTGCATTCCGCAACAATGCCAGCATCGAGACTGGTGCGGATCCGTTCGATCTCAACGGCCTCGAGAAGCGCCAGAGAACCTACTGTCCCAGCGGCACGCGGCTTTGCCAGT CATCCGGTCGGTGTTGCCCTTCACCCTCTGACGGCTGTTGCAGTGGCTCCGGGGCCTGCGTGCAGTCGTCCAAGCATAGGTGCTGCTCAGCCGGCCATGTATGCGAAAAGCCCAAGGAGTGCTGCCATGATAGATGCATGTTAGCAGGCGCGTCATGCTGTCGCGCCGGCAACGCCTGCAAAGCCGGATACAACTGCGTCGTCGTAGACGGCGAGTCGGGCTGCTGTCCTACCTCTGGCTGTTACCGCAGCACTCAGGTGATCTACTGGTACTACTACGTGTACTGGTACATCGAGGTGTACTGGGAGATCCGGGTCGAGGTCACGACGAGTACGCTGTCCCTGACCTCGTCGCGAGAGACCACGTCGAGTACTGTTTCGATTACGGCGTCGAATTCTGCGTCCGCGAGCTCCATCTTTGAGAGTTATAGTTCGAGTCTGTCCTCTGAGGCGCAAACAACCCCGGATCTGTCTAGTATTTCTACGTCGACGACTACGTCCAGTTCGTCGACGCGGTCGTCTACCAGGActacctccacctccacctccgactccgactcagACTCTGACCCGACCGAATCCAGTGACGATGACTCGGAGCccactgccagtgccacTGCCGACTCTGGAGGAAACGAAAACGGTCCTCAATCTGGGGATGACGTTCCACCTGGAGACGTTGGTGCAGCCGCCGCATTCTCCTCTCACAGTCTTTGGGCGTATATTTCCCTTGCTGGGCTGTCTTTCACTATGATGCTGGCTTTGTAA
- a CDS encoding uncharacterized protein (COG:S;~EggNog:ENOG410PKSY;~TransMembrane:8 (i45-69o89-110i154-171o389-414i487-509o537-558i606-628o648-676i)): protein MTDTADIPLMSRDGPEATMHEEAQQDFWTKQKSNFKSNARAAWKFTVASGVLAGTVILLINIVTLAVVYSQHHSTNSSIPFFTGRCTTASRVVTGAHFVINVLSTILLAYSNFSMQCLASPTRKEVDLAHKKQHWLSIGTPSIRNLFFVSKTKAALWLVLAVSSFPLHLIWNSTVFQTKASYDYLAISVTEEFLHGATWTLPPPSMKYQSTLHEVPLLESWTNEDVNDVLHALQREALESKLEKLDLKECIKTYHTNLLSDRQHVLLVSDSSTAAPTPSYDPDDPTLDSLGLNEAPANSSVATIYYAANPPSGDAFIPLYYWLCDSRPSIIPYSTQPCPLDTFNYTGWLPGDDFEWLDRNGGGMFGWNMLAPVRSCYSQKVPERCKASIIPVFLVVVIICNVIKIVSFASALYISRKHKDQPLCTTGDAIQSFLQHPDPCTKGRCLAAKEDYDKWLPRSKEWIPRLITVGDVWTGGRYRWRKAIKKWQWIVFLPTTGGLMAILIAMSVLDSKVSSTKITDISEMYRSNRLNKEPINVLRGFLIGNTPQLVISYLYLALNNIMSTMLAMAEWCNYAVGGPRKGLRVSTPERNTAQRSSYFLSVPYKWAIPSAVALTILHWLVSQTVFFANLEIYRLQPRGVMEPLPSGYLYQSPLAGAIAGSLGSALVVALILAAFAQKYPANIPLSGCCSASIAAACHPSRDLPDDRAPPREFDPDLAYLKLKWGVVEEPDEDADGIGHATFAADDISPLIEEKAYA, encoded by the coding sequence ATGACGGATACTGCGGACATCCCGCTCATGTCCCGAGATGGCCCCGAAGCCACAATGCATGAAGAAGCACAGCAAGACTTCTGGACGAAACAAAAATCGAATTTCAAGTCAAATGCCCGTGCGGCCTGGAAGTTCACCGTCGCAAGTGGCGTCCTCGCCGGCACAgtcatcctcctcattaATATTGTCACTCTTGCGGTGGTATACAGCCAGCATCATTCGACCAATTCAAGTATCCCATTCTTCACCGGGCGCTGCACAACCGCAAGCAGGGTTGTCACTGGTGCACACTTTGTAATCAACGTGCTTAGCACCATTCTGCTGGCCTACAGCAACTTTAGCATGCAGTGCCTGGCCTCGCCCACAAGGAAGGAGGTGGACTTGGCCCATAAGAAGCAGCACTGGTTGAGTATTGGGACTCCATCCATTCGCAACCTCTTTTTCGTATCCAAAACCAAGGCAGCACTATGGCTGGTGCTAGCGGTGAGCTCTTTTCCACTGCATCTGATCTGGAACTCCACGGTCTTTCAAACGAAGGCCTCGTACGACTACCTTGCGATATCTGTCACCGAGGAATTTCTTCACGGCGCTACTTGGACGCTccctccaccatccatgAAATATCAAAGTACGCTGCACGAGGTACCGCTTCTGGAAAGCTGGACGAATGAAGACGTGAATGATGTCCTTCATGCTCTCCAACGCGAAGCGCTTGAGTCGAAACTCGAAAAGCTCGACTTGAAAGAATGCATTAAAACTTATCATACGAATTTGTTATCTGACAGGCAGCATGTTTTGCTTGTTAGCGACAgctccaccgccgcccccaCGCCCTCGTATGACCCGGACGATCCAACCTTGGATTCTCTAGGGCTTAATGAAGCACCCGCGAACTCCTCGGTCGCAACCATCTACTACGCTGCAAATCCTCCCAGCGGTGACGCGTTCATTCCTCTGTATTACTGGTTGTGCGATTCTAGACCCTCTATCATACCTTACTCAACACAACCGTGTCCATTAGACACATTCAACTATACCGGATGGCTTCCGGGCGACGATTTCGAATGGTTAGACAGaaacggcggcggcatgttCGGATGGAACATGCTGGCGCCAGTTCGTTCTTGCTACTCCCAGAAGGTGCCCGAGAGATGCAAAGCCAGCATAATTCCGGTCTTTTTGGTTGTCGTGATCATATGCAACGTCATCAAGATCGTATCATTTGCCAGCGCTCTGTACATCTCACGGAAACACAAAGACCAGCCGCTCTGCACGACGGGGGATGCAATCCAGTCATTTTTACAGCACCCAGATCCCTGTACTAAGGGCAGATGTCTTGCCGCGAAGGAAGACTACGACAAGTGGCTACCACGGTCCAAGGAATGGATCCCACGACTAATCACGGTCGGCGACGTCTGGACTGGCGGGCGATATCGCTGGCGCAAAGCCATCAAGAAATGGCAATGGATCGTTTTCCTACCGACCACAGGGGGTCTAATGGCTATCTTGATAGCCATGTCTGTCCTGGATAGTAAAGTATCTTCGACCAAGATTACAGACATAAGCGAGATGTATAGGAGCAACCGGTTAAACAAGGAGCCGATTAATGTTCTCCGCGGCTTTCTTATAGGGAATACACCGCAGCTGGTGATCTCCTATCTCTATCTAGCGTTGAACAATATCATGAGCACGATGCTGGCCATGGCCGAATGGTGCAACTACGCGGTGGGTGGCCCACGGAAGGGTCTACGAGTGTCGACGCCGGAGAGAAACACCGCGCAGCGATCATCGTACTTCTTGTCTGTGCCATACAAATGGGCAATTCCATCAGCGGTCGCCTTAACTATCCTCCACTGGCTCGTCTCGCAaaccgtcttcttcgccaacCTAGAGATCTACCGTCTGCAGCCAAGGGGAGTCATGGAACCACTGCCTTCAGGATACCTCTATCAATCGCCTCTTGCGGGGGCCATTGCAGGCTCTCTTGGCAGTGCCCTTGTAGTTGCTCTCATCCTGGCGGCTTTTGCTCAAAAATACCCCGCCAACATCCCTCTATCAGGGTGCTGCAGTGCCAGCATTGCAGCTGCGTGCCACCCGTCCCGAGATTTACCCGACGATAGGGCTCCACCTCGGGAGTTCGATCCTGATCTCGCGTATCTGAAGCTTAAAtggggggttgttgaggagccTGACGAAGATGCCGACGGTATCGGACATGCAACCTTTGCGGCTGACGACATCTCCCCTTTAATAGAGGAAAAGGCGTACGCGTAG